The following coding sequences are from one Carassius auratus strain Wakin chromosome 47, ASM336829v1, whole genome shotgun sequence window:
- the LOC113064702 gene encoding PX domain-containing protein kinase-like protein isoform X5: protein MAFMEQQPQPMIGRKPPLDDTVPLTAVIEASQSLQSHTEYIIRVQRGVSTDNSWTVIRRYSDFDMLNNSLLISGLNLPLPPKKLLGNMDREFIAERQKGLQAYLNYITCHHILSGCELVKKFLDTNNYSANYTEIALQQVSMFFRSDPKWEVIEPLKDIGWRLRKRYFLIKDKDQPKDKQVLSWVDLGPDKFLSDKDLLSAMKLLPTLSHSNISPVTFAATSESSALVIRVFSEKGTLRDHICKVKPKEPFLKKYCNPKKIQGLEQQQIQTYGRQILEALKFLHDKGFPYGHLHASNVLIEEDTCKLLDIENSLLGLPSYYRPYVTQFRKINTTESVDVYSFGHLLYEMTYGRPPDAVPVDQYPPPPSSSVVSVLQSILSTEACKTGMPTVSQLLQTPLFSDTLLFNSEKPQFKISSKLKEALKSSKECLEKRLVEEQRTIHQHKRLTRAQSHHGSEEEKRKRKILARKKSRQSTYETEEDLSVKYNNNSAGSGASSPPTCPSSPTPLPGSEHAPF, encoded by the exons ATGGCGTTCATGGAGCAGCAGCCGCAGCCGATGATCGGCAGGAAGCCGCCGCTGGACGACACCGTGCCGCTGACCGCCGTGATCGAGGCCAGCCAGAGTTTACAGTCACACACG GAGTACATCATTCGTGTTCAGAGAGGAGTTTCCACAGACAACAGCTGGACA GTCATCCGGAGATACAGCGACTTTGACATGCTGAACAATAGTTTACTG ATCTCCGGCCTCAACCTGCCGCTTCCTCCTAAGAAGCTGTTAGGAAACATGGACCGAGAGTTTATAGCCGAGCGTCAGAAGGGTCTTCAGGCTTATCTGAACTACATCACATGTCATCACATCCTCTCCGGCTGTGAGCTGGTCAAAAAGTTTCTCGACACTAACAATTACTCCGCAAACTACACAG AAATAGCCTTACAGCAGGTGTCCATGTTCTTCAGATCCGATCCAAAATGGGAGGTTATTGAGCCGTTAAAAGACATTG GCTGGCGATTGAGAAAGAGGTACTTCTTAATCAAAGACAAAGATCAACCCAAAGACAAACAAGTATTAAGTTGG GTGGATTTGGGTCCAGATAAGTTCCTGTCTGACAAAGATCTCCTGTCTGCAATGAAGCTGCTTCCAACTTTGTCT CATTCAAACATCTCTCCCGTCACTTTCGCTGCAACCAGTGAATCATCTGCTCTAGTCATTCGGGTTTTCAGCGAGAAAGGGACACTCAGGGATCACATCTGCAAG GTGAAGCCCAAAGAGCCCTTTCTGAAGAAGTACTGCAATCCCAAAAAGATCCAGGGACTGGAGCAGCAGCAGATCCAAACCTACGGAAGACAGATTCTGGAG GCATTAAAATTTCTCCACGACAAGGGTTTTCCGTATGGACATCTTCATGCGTCTAACGTCCTGATTGAGGAGGACACGTGTAAATTGTTGGATATAGAGAATTCGTTACTGGGACTGCCGTCATATTACCGACCCTATGTAACACAGTTCAGGAAAATTAAT ACAACAGAAAGCGTAGACGTCTACTCGTTTGGACATTTGCTTTATGAAATGACGTACGGCCGGCCGCCTGACGCTGTTCCTGTGGATCAGTATCCTCCGCCTCCGTCCTCATCTGTGG TCTCTGTACTTCAGTCCATCCTGTCCACAGAAGCTTGCAAAACGGGAATGCCAACCGTTTCCCAGCTCCTACAAACACC GTTATTCAGTGACACGCTGCTGTTTAACTCTGAGAAACCCCAGTTTAAG ATCAGCTCCAAATTAAAGGAGGCCCTGAAATCGTCCAAGGAATGCTTGGAGAAGCGCTTAGTGGAGGAACAGAGGACC ATCCACCAGCACAAGAGGCTGACGCGAGCGCAGTCTCACCACGGCTCGGAGGAAGAGAAGAGGAAAAGGAAGATCTTGGCCAGAAAG AAATCGAGACAGTCGACGTATGAAACTGAGGAGGATCTTTCCGTCAAATACAATAACAACTCTG CAGGTTCTGGGGCGAGTTCACCTCCAACCTGCCCGTCCTCGCCCACTCCTCTTCCTGGATCAG AGCATGCACCATTTTGA
- the LOC113064702 gene encoding PX domain-containing protein kinase-like protein isoform X2: MAFMEQQPQPMIGRKPPLDDTVPLTAVIEASQSLQSHTEYIIRVQRGVSTDNSWTVIRRYSDFDMLNNSLLISGLNLPLPPKKLLGNMDREFIAERQKGLQAYLNYITCHHILSGCELVKKFLDTNNYSANYTEIALQQVSMFFRSDPKWEVIEPLKDIGWRLRKRYFLIKDKDQPKDKQVLSWVDLGPDKFLSDKDLLSAMKLLPTLSHSNISPVTFAATSESSALVIRVFSEKGTLRDHICKVKPKEPFLKKYCNPKKIQGLEQQQIQTYGRQILEALKFLHDKGFPYGHLHASNVLIEEDTCKLLDIENSLLGLPSYYRPYVTQFRKINTTESVDVYSFGHLLYEMTYGRPPDAVPVDQYPPPPSSSVVSVLQSILSTEACKTGMPTVSQLLQTPLFSDTLLFNSEKPQFKISSKLKEALKSSKECLEKRLVEEQRTIHQHKRLTRAQSHHGSEEEKRKRKILARKKSRQSTYETEEDLSVKYNNNSAGSGASSPPTCPSSPTPLPGSGAPPAPPLPPAAPPPPPPGIEPVPPSLSPPSANGVGRSALLSSIQSFNKGKLKKSETVDHSGPRL, encoded by the exons ATGGCGTTCATGGAGCAGCAGCCGCAGCCGATGATCGGCAGGAAGCCGCCGCTGGACGACACCGTGCCGCTGACCGCCGTGATCGAGGCCAGCCAGAGTTTACAGTCACACACG GAGTACATCATTCGTGTTCAGAGAGGAGTTTCCACAGACAACAGCTGGACA GTCATCCGGAGATACAGCGACTTTGACATGCTGAACAATAGTTTACTG ATCTCCGGCCTCAACCTGCCGCTTCCTCCTAAGAAGCTGTTAGGAAACATGGACCGAGAGTTTATAGCCGAGCGTCAGAAGGGTCTTCAGGCTTATCTGAACTACATCACATGTCATCACATCCTCTCCGGCTGTGAGCTGGTCAAAAAGTTTCTCGACACTAACAATTACTCCGCAAACTACACAG AAATAGCCTTACAGCAGGTGTCCATGTTCTTCAGATCCGATCCAAAATGGGAGGTTATTGAGCCGTTAAAAGACATTG GCTGGCGATTGAGAAAGAGGTACTTCTTAATCAAAGACAAAGATCAACCCAAAGACAAACAAGTATTAAGTTGG GTGGATTTGGGTCCAGATAAGTTCCTGTCTGACAAAGATCTCCTGTCTGCAATGAAGCTGCTTCCAACTTTGTCT CATTCAAACATCTCTCCCGTCACTTTCGCTGCAACCAGTGAATCATCTGCTCTAGTCATTCGGGTTTTCAGCGAGAAAGGGACACTCAGGGATCACATCTGCAAG GTGAAGCCCAAAGAGCCCTTTCTGAAGAAGTACTGCAATCCCAAAAAGATCCAGGGACTGGAGCAGCAGCAGATCCAAACCTACGGAAGACAGATTCTGGAG GCATTAAAATTTCTCCACGACAAGGGTTTTCCGTATGGACATCTTCATGCGTCTAACGTCCTGATTGAGGAGGACACGTGTAAATTGTTGGATATAGAGAATTCGTTACTGGGACTGCCGTCATATTACCGACCCTATGTAACACAGTTCAGGAAAATTAAT ACAACAGAAAGCGTAGACGTCTACTCGTTTGGACATTTGCTTTATGAAATGACGTACGGCCGGCCGCCTGACGCTGTTCCTGTGGATCAGTATCCTCCGCCTCCGTCCTCATCTGTGG TCTCTGTACTTCAGTCCATCCTGTCCACAGAAGCTTGCAAAACGGGAATGCCAACCGTTTCCCAGCTCCTACAAACACC GTTATTCAGTGACACGCTGCTGTTTAACTCTGAGAAACCCCAGTTTAAG ATCAGCTCCAAATTAAAGGAGGCCCTGAAATCGTCCAAGGAATGCTTGGAGAAGCGCTTAGTGGAGGAACAGAGGACC ATCCACCAGCACAAGAGGCTGACGCGAGCGCAGTCTCACCACGGCTCGGAGGAAGAGAAGAGGAAAAGGAAGATCTTGGCCAGAAAG AAATCGAGACAGTCGACGTATGAAACTGAGGAGGATCTTTCCGTCAAATACAATAACAACTCTG CAGGTTCTGGGGCGAGTTCACCTCCAACCTGCCCGTCCTCGCCCACTCCTCTTCCTGGATCAG GAGCACCTCCTGCACCTCCTCTTCCTCccgctgctcctcctcctcctcctccgggGATTGAACCCGTCCCTCCGTCCCTCTCGCCTCCCAGTGCCAACGGCGTGGGCAGGAGCGCCCTCCTCAGCTCCATCCAGTCCTTCAACAAAGGCAAACTGAAAAAATCAGAGACTGTTGACCACAGCGGCCCacgtttgtga
- the LOC113064702 gene encoding PX domain-containing protein kinase-like protein isoform X6: MAFMEQQPQPMIGRKPPLDDTVPLTAVIEASQSLQSHTEYIIRVQRGVSTDNSWTVIRRYSDFDMLNNSLLISGLNLPLPPKKLLGNMDREFIAERQKGLQAYLNYITCHHILSGCELVKKFLDTNNYSANYTEIALQQVSMFFRSDPKWEVIEPLKDIGWRLRKRYFLIKDKDQPKDKQVLSWVDLGPDKFLSDKDLLSAMKLLPTLSHSNISPVTFAATSESSALVIRVFSEKGTLRDHICKVKPKEPFLKKYCNPKKIQGLEQQQIQTYGRQILEALKFLHDKGFPYGHLHASNVLIEEDTCKLLDIENSLLGLPSYYRPYVTQFRKINTTESVDVYSFGHLLYEMTYGRPPDAVPVDQYPPPPSSSVVSVLQSILSTEACKTGMPTVSQLLQTPLFSDTLLFNSEKPQFKISSKLKEALKSSKECLEKRLVEEQRTIHQHKRLTRAQSHHGSEEEKRKRKILARKKSRQSTYETEEDLSVKYNNNSGSGASSPPTCPSSPTPLPGSEHAPF, from the exons ATGGCGTTCATGGAGCAGCAGCCGCAGCCGATGATCGGCAGGAAGCCGCCGCTGGACGACACCGTGCCGCTGACCGCCGTGATCGAGGCCAGCCAGAGTTTACAGTCACACACG GAGTACATCATTCGTGTTCAGAGAGGAGTTTCCACAGACAACAGCTGGACA GTCATCCGGAGATACAGCGACTTTGACATGCTGAACAATAGTTTACTG ATCTCCGGCCTCAACCTGCCGCTTCCTCCTAAGAAGCTGTTAGGAAACATGGACCGAGAGTTTATAGCCGAGCGTCAGAAGGGTCTTCAGGCTTATCTGAACTACATCACATGTCATCACATCCTCTCCGGCTGTGAGCTGGTCAAAAAGTTTCTCGACACTAACAATTACTCCGCAAACTACACAG AAATAGCCTTACAGCAGGTGTCCATGTTCTTCAGATCCGATCCAAAATGGGAGGTTATTGAGCCGTTAAAAGACATTG GCTGGCGATTGAGAAAGAGGTACTTCTTAATCAAAGACAAAGATCAACCCAAAGACAAACAAGTATTAAGTTGG GTGGATTTGGGTCCAGATAAGTTCCTGTCTGACAAAGATCTCCTGTCTGCAATGAAGCTGCTTCCAACTTTGTCT CATTCAAACATCTCTCCCGTCACTTTCGCTGCAACCAGTGAATCATCTGCTCTAGTCATTCGGGTTTTCAGCGAGAAAGGGACACTCAGGGATCACATCTGCAAG GTGAAGCCCAAAGAGCCCTTTCTGAAGAAGTACTGCAATCCCAAAAAGATCCAGGGACTGGAGCAGCAGCAGATCCAAACCTACGGAAGACAGATTCTGGAG GCATTAAAATTTCTCCACGACAAGGGTTTTCCGTATGGACATCTTCATGCGTCTAACGTCCTGATTGAGGAGGACACGTGTAAATTGTTGGATATAGAGAATTCGTTACTGGGACTGCCGTCATATTACCGACCCTATGTAACACAGTTCAGGAAAATTAAT ACAACAGAAAGCGTAGACGTCTACTCGTTTGGACATTTGCTTTATGAAATGACGTACGGCCGGCCGCCTGACGCTGTTCCTGTGGATCAGTATCCTCCGCCTCCGTCCTCATCTGTGG TCTCTGTACTTCAGTCCATCCTGTCCACAGAAGCTTGCAAAACGGGAATGCCAACCGTTTCCCAGCTCCTACAAACACC GTTATTCAGTGACACGCTGCTGTTTAACTCTGAGAAACCCCAGTTTAAG ATCAGCTCCAAATTAAAGGAGGCCCTGAAATCGTCCAAGGAATGCTTGGAGAAGCGCTTAGTGGAGGAACAGAGGACC ATCCACCAGCACAAGAGGCTGACGCGAGCGCAGTCTCACCACGGCTCGGAGGAAGAGAAGAGGAAAAGGAAGATCTTGGCCAGAAAG AAATCGAGACAGTCGACGTATGAAACTGAGGAGGATCTTTCCGTCAAATACAATAACAACTCTG GTTCTGGGGCGAGTTCACCTCCAACCTGCCCGTCCTCGCCCACTCCTCTTCCTGGATCAG AGCATGCACCATTTTGA
- the LOC113064702 gene encoding PX domain-containing protein kinase-like protein isoform X4, producing the protein MAFMEQQPQPMIGRKPPLDDTVPLTAVIEASQSLQSHTEYIIRVQRGVSTDNSWTVIRRYSDFDMLNNSLLISGLNLPLPPKKLLGNMDREFIAERQKGLQAYLNYITCHHILSGCELVKKFLDTNNYSANYTEIALQQVSMFFRSDPKWEVIEPLKDIGWRLRKRYFLIKDKDQPKDKQVLSWVDLGPDKFLSDKDLLSAMKLLPTLSHSNISPVTFAATSESSALVIRVFSEKGTLRDHICKVKPKEPFLKKYCNPKKIQGLEQQQIQTYGRQILEALKFLHDKGFPYGHLHASNVLIEEDTCKLLDIENSLLGLPSYYRPYVTQFRKINTTESVDVYSFGHLLYEMTYGRPPDAVPVDQYPPPPSSSVVSVLQSILSTEACKTGMPTVSQLLQTPLFSDTLLFNSEKPQFKISSKLKEALKSSKECLEKRLVEEQRTIHQHKRLTRAQSHHGSEEEKRKRKILARKKSRQSTYETEEDLSVKYNNNSGSGASSPPTCPSSPTPLPGSGAPPAPPLPPAAPPPPPPGIEPVPPSLSPPSANGVGRSALLSSIQSFNKGKLKKSETVDHSGPRL; encoded by the exons ATGGCGTTCATGGAGCAGCAGCCGCAGCCGATGATCGGCAGGAAGCCGCCGCTGGACGACACCGTGCCGCTGACCGCCGTGATCGAGGCCAGCCAGAGTTTACAGTCACACACG GAGTACATCATTCGTGTTCAGAGAGGAGTTTCCACAGACAACAGCTGGACA GTCATCCGGAGATACAGCGACTTTGACATGCTGAACAATAGTTTACTG ATCTCCGGCCTCAACCTGCCGCTTCCTCCTAAGAAGCTGTTAGGAAACATGGACCGAGAGTTTATAGCCGAGCGTCAGAAGGGTCTTCAGGCTTATCTGAACTACATCACATGTCATCACATCCTCTCCGGCTGTGAGCTGGTCAAAAAGTTTCTCGACACTAACAATTACTCCGCAAACTACACAG AAATAGCCTTACAGCAGGTGTCCATGTTCTTCAGATCCGATCCAAAATGGGAGGTTATTGAGCCGTTAAAAGACATTG GCTGGCGATTGAGAAAGAGGTACTTCTTAATCAAAGACAAAGATCAACCCAAAGACAAACAAGTATTAAGTTGG GTGGATTTGGGTCCAGATAAGTTCCTGTCTGACAAAGATCTCCTGTCTGCAATGAAGCTGCTTCCAACTTTGTCT CATTCAAACATCTCTCCCGTCACTTTCGCTGCAACCAGTGAATCATCTGCTCTAGTCATTCGGGTTTTCAGCGAGAAAGGGACACTCAGGGATCACATCTGCAAG GTGAAGCCCAAAGAGCCCTTTCTGAAGAAGTACTGCAATCCCAAAAAGATCCAGGGACTGGAGCAGCAGCAGATCCAAACCTACGGAAGACAGATTCTGGAG GCATTAAAATTTCTCCACGACAAGGGTTTTCCGTATGGACATCTTCATGCGTCTAACGTCCTGATTGAGGAGGACACGTGTAAATTGTTGGATATAGAGAATTCGTTACTGGGACTGCCGTCATATTACCGACCCTATGTAACACAGTTCAGGAAAATTAAT ACAACAGAAAGCGTAGACGTCTACTCGTTTGGACATTTGCTTTATGAAATGACGTACGGCCGGCCGCCTGACGCTGTTCCTGTGGATCAGTATCCTCCGCCTCCGTCCTCATCTGTGG TCTCTGTACTTCAGTCCATCCTGTCCACAGAAGCTTGCAAAACGGGAATGCCAACCGTTTCCCAGCTCCTACAAACACC GTTATTCAGTGACACGCTGCTGTTTAACTCTGAGAAACCCCAGTTTAAG ATCAGCTCCAAATTAAAGGAGGCCCTGAAATCGTCCAAGGAATGCTTGGAGAAGCGCTTAGTGGAGGAACAGAGGACC ATCCACCAGCACAAGAGGCTGACGCGAGCGCAGTCTCACCACGGCTCGGAGGAAGAGAAGAGGAAAAGGAAGATCTTGGCCAGAAAG AAATCGAGACAGTCGACGTATGAAACTGAGGAGGATCTTTCCGTCAAATACAATAACAACTCTG GTTCTGGGGCGAGTTCACCTCCAACCTGCCCGTCCTCGCCCACTCCTCTTCCTGGATCAG GAGCACCTCCTGCACCTCCTCTTCCTCccgctgctcctcctcctcctcctccgggGATTGAACCCGTCCCTCCGTCCCTCTCGCCTCCCAGTGCCAACGGCGTGGGCAGGAGCGCCCTCCTCAGCTCCATCCAGTCCTTCAACAAAGGCAAACTGAAAAAATCAGAGACTGTTGACCACAGCGGCCCacgtttgtga
- the LOC113064702 gene encoding PX domain-containing protein kinase-like protein isoform X3: MAFMEQQPQPMIGRKPPLDDTVPLTAVIEASQSLQSHTEYIIRVQRGVSTDNSWTVIRRYSDFDMLNNSLLISGLNLPLPPKKLLGNMDREFIAERQKGLQAYLNYITCHHILSGCELVKKFLDTNNYSANYTEIALQQVSMFFRSDPKWEVIEPLKDIGWRLRKRYFLIKDKDQPKDKQVLSWVDLGPDKFLSDKDLLSAMKLLPTLSHSNISPVTFAATSESSALVIRVFSEKGTLRDHICKVKPKEPFLKKYCNPKKIQGLEQQQIQTYGRQILEALKFLHDKGFPYGHLHASNVLIEEDTCKLLDIENSLLGLPSYYRPYVTQFRKINTTESVDVYSFGHLLYEMTYGRPPDAVPVDQYPPPPSSSVVSVLQSILSTEACKTGMPTVSQLLQTPLFSDTLLFNSEKPQFKISSKLKEALKSSKECLEKRLVEEQRTIHQHKRLTRAQSHHGSEEEKRKRKILARKKSRQSTYETEEDLSVKYNNNSGSGASSPPTCPSSPTPLPGSAGAPPAPPLPPAAPPPPPPGIEPVPPSLSPPSANGVGRSALLSSIQSFNKGKLKKSETVDHSGPRL, translated from the exons ATGGCGTTCATGGAGCAGCAGCCGCAGCCGATGATCGGCAGGAAGCCGCCGCTGGACGACACCGTGCCGCTGACCGCCGTGATCGAGGCCAGCCAGAGTTTACAGTCACACACG GAGTACATCATTCGTGTTCAGAGAGGAGTTTCCACAGACAACAGCTGGACA GTCATCCGGAGATACAGCGACTTTGACATGCTGAACAATAGTTTACTG ATCTCCGGCCTCAACCTGCCGCTTCCTCCTAAGAAGCTGTTAGGAAACATGGACCGAGAGTTTATAGCCGAGCGTCAGAAGGGTCTTCAGGCTTATCTGAACTACATCACATGTCATCACATCCTCTCCGGCTGTGAGCTGGTCAAAAAGTTTCTCGACACTAACAATTACTCCGCAAACTACACAG AAATAGCCTTACAGCAGGTGTCCATGTTCTTCAGATCCGATCCAAAATGGGAGGTTATTGAGCCGTTAAAAGACATTG GCTGGCGATTGAGAAAGAGGTACTTCTTAATCAAAGACAAAGATCAACCCAAAGACAAACAAGTATTAAGTTGG GTGGATTTGGGTCCAGATAAGTTCCTGTCTGACAAAGATCTCCTGTCTGCAATGAAGCTGCTTCCAACTTTGTCT CATTCAAACATCTCTCCCGTCACTTTCGCTGCAACCAGTGAATCATCTGCTCTAGTCATTCGGGTTTTCAGCGAGAAAGGGACACTCAGGGATCACATCTGCAAG GTGAAGCCCAAAGAGCCCTTTCTGAAGAAGTACTGCAATCCCAAAAAGATCCAGGGACTGGAGCAGCAGCAGATCCAAACCTACGGAAGACAGATTCTGGAG GCATTAAAATTTCTCCACGACAAGGGTTTTCCGTATGGACATCTTCATGCGTCTAACGTCCTGATTGAGGAGGACACGTGTAAATTGTTGGATATAGAGAATTCGTTACTGGGACTGCCGTCATATTACCGACCCTATGTAACACAGTTCAGGAAAATTAAT ACAACAGAAAGCGTAGACGTCTACTCGTTTGGACATTTGCTTTATGAAATGACGTACGGCCGGCCGCCTGACGCTGTTCCTGTGGATCAGTATCCTCCGCCTCCGTCCTCATCTGTGG TCTCTGTACTTCAGTCCATCCTGTCCACAGAAGCTTGCAAAACGGGAATGCCAACCGTTTCCCAGCTCCTACAAACACC GTTATTCAGTGACACGCTGCTGTTTAACTCTGAGAAACCCCAGTTTAAG ATCAGCTCCAAATTAAAGGAGGCCCTGAAATCGTCCAAGGAATGCTTGGAGAAGCGCTTAGTGGAGGAACAGAGGACC ATCCACCAGCACAAGAGGCTGACGCGAGCGCAGTCTCACCACGGCTCGGAGGAAGAGAAGAGGAAAAGGAAGATCTTGGCCAGAAAG AAATCGAGACAGTCGACGTATGAAACTGAGGAGGATCTTTCCGTCAAATACAATAACAACTCTG GTTCTGGGGCGAGTTCACCTCCAACCTGCCCGTCCTCGCCCACTCCTCTTCCTGGATCAG CAGGAGCACCTCCTGCACCTCCTCTTCCTCccgctgctcctcctcctcctcctccgggGATTGAACCCGTCCCTCCGTCCCTCTCGCCTCCCAGTGCCAACGGCGTGGGCAGGAGCGCCCTCCTCAGCTCCATCCAGTCCTTCAACAAAGGCAAACTGAAAAAATCAGAGACTGTTGACCACAGCGGCCCacgtttgtga
- the LOC113064702 gene encoding PX domain-containing protein kinase-like protein isoform X1, with translation MAFMEQQPQPMIGRKPPLDDTVPLTAVIEASQSLQSHTEYIIRVQRGVSTDNSWTVIRRYSDFDMLNNSLLISGLNLPLPPKKLLGNMDREFIAERQKGLQAYLNYITCHHILSGCELVKKFLDTNNYSANYTEIALQQVSMFFRSDPKWEVIEPLKDIGWRLRKRYFLIKDKDQPKDKQVLSWVDLGPDKFLSDKDLLSAMKLLPTLSHSNISPVTFAATSESSALVIRVFSEKGTLRDHICKVKPKEPFLKKYCNPKKIQGLEQQQIQTYGRQILEALKFLHDKGFPYGHLHASNVLIEEDTCKLLDIENSLLGLPSYYRPYVTQFRKINTTESVDVYSFGHLLYEMTYGRPPDAVPVDQYPPPPSSSVVSVLQSILSTEACKTGMPTVSQLLQTPLFSDTLLFNSEKPQFKISSKLKEALKSSKECLEKRLVEEQRTIHQHKRLTRAQSHHGSEEEKRKRKILARKKSRQSTYETEEDLSVKYNNNSAGSGASSPPTCPSSPTPLPGSAGAPPAPPLPPAAPPPPPPGIEPVPPSLSPPSANGVGRSALLSSIQSFNKGKLKKSETVDHSGPRL, from the exons ATGGCGTTCATGGAGCAGCAGCCGCAGCCGATGATCGGCAGGAAGCCGCCGCTGGACGACACCGTGCCGCTGACCGCCGTGATCGAGGCCAGCCAGAGTTTACAGTCACACACG GAGTACATCATTCGTGTTCAGAGAGGAGTTTCCACAGACAACAGCTGGACA GTCATCCGGAGATACAGCGACTTTGACATGCTGAACAATAGTTTACTG ATCTCCGGCCTCAACCTGCCGCTTCCTCCTAAGAAGCTGTTAGGAAACATGGACCGAGAGTTTATAGCCGAGCGTCAGAAGGGTCTTCAGGCTTATCTGAACTACATCACATGTCATCACATCCTCTCCGGCTGTGAGCTGGTCAAAAAGTTTCTCGACACTAACAATTACTCCGCAAACTACACAG AAATAGCCTTACAGCAGGTGTCCATGTTCTTCAGATCCGATCCAAAATGGGAGGTTATTGAGCCGTTAAAAGACATTG GCTGGCGATTGAGAAAGAGGTACTTCTTAATCAAAGACAAAGATCAACCCAAAGACAAACAAGTATTAAGTTGG GTGGATTTGGGTCCAGATAAGTTCCTGTCTGACAAAGATCTCCTGTCTGCAATGAAGCTGCTTCCAACTTTGTCT CATTCAAACATCTCTCCCGTCACTTTCGCTGCAACCAGTGAATCATCTGCTCTAGTCATTCGGGTTTTCAGCGAGAAAGGGACACTCAGGGATCACATCTGCAAG GTGAAGCCCAAAGAGCCCTTTCTGAAGAAGTACTGCAATCCCAAAAAGATCCAGGGACTGGAGCAGCAGCAGATCCAAACCTACGGAAGACAGATTCTGGAG GCATTAAAATTTCTCCACGACAAGGGTTTTCCGTATGGACATCTTCATGCGTCTAACGTCCTGATTGAGGAGGACACGTGTAAATTGTTGGATATAGAGAATTCGTTACTGGGACTGCCGTCATATTACCGACCCTATGTAACACAGTTCAGGAAAATTAAT ACAACAGAAAGCGTAGACGTCTACTCGTTTGGACATTTGCTTTATGAAATGACGTACGGCCGGCCGCCTGACGCTGTTCCTGTGGATCAGTATCCTCCGCCTCCGTCCTCATCTGTGG TCTCTGTACTTCAGTCCATCCTGTCCACAGAAGCTTGCAAAACGGGAATGCCAACCGTTTCCCAGCTCCTACAAACACC GTTATTCAGTGACACGCTGCTGTTTAACTCTGAGAAACCCCAGTTTAAG ATCAGCTCCAAATTAAAGGAGGCCCTGAAATCGTCCAAGGAATGCTTGGAGAAGCGCTTAGTGGAGGAACAGAGGACC ATCCACCAGCACAAGAGGCTGACGCGAGCGCAGTCTCACCACGGCTCGGAGGAAGAGAAGAGGAAAAGGAAGATCTTGGCCAGAAAG AAATCGAGACAGTCGACGTATGAAACTGAGGAGGATCTTTCCGTCAAATACAATAACAACTCTG CAGGTTCTGGGGCGAGTTCACCTCCAACCTGCCCGTCCTCGCCCACTCCTCTTCCTGGATCAG CAGGAGCACCTCCTGCACCTCCTCTTCCTCccgctgctcctcctcctcctcctccgggGATTGAACCCGTCCCTCCGTCCCTCTCGCCTCCCAGTGCCAACGGCGTGGGCAGGAGCGCCCTCCTCAGCTCCATCCAGTCCTTCAACAAAGGCAAACTGAAAAAATCAGAGACTGTTGACCACAGCGGCCCacgtttgtga